The Arachis ipaensis cultivar K30076 chromosome B03, Araip1.1, whole genome shotgun sequence region TTTGACATAGTTTGAGTTATTCTTTTTTGATATTCTTCTACTTGCTTTGAAGGACACAATTATAACCTCGAAGTGGTGTTATGTATACAACCCCCAAGGTGCCGGAGATATGCAAATTTCTCTTATGAAATCAGTAAGCATGCATGGTCTACAAAAGCTCAAGGGAGTTGATATTCAGGGAGTACAAAATGTCTATATTGATGCTCCAAATATTGAGAAAATATATTATGGTGCTGACAGTTATGAGCCCTCCAAGATGAATTTTGATAGTTGTGGAAATTTGAGAGCTTTGACCTTAATGAATATGAAGATTGAATTTCTTTTTACAGATATATGGTTTCTTCATCTATCTTCCAAATTTCCTTTCCTTGAGAGTTTGGAATTGGTTGAATGCTCCATGTATGAGAACATTAATATTTCAAGTTCTCAACTCAAGGCTTTGGTGTTATCTAATTGCTCTACCATGGATAAGCTTGAAATTGACACTCCAAATCTATTATCATTTCGATACTATTATGCTGGTGATGACTTACCTTCCATATCTTTTCTAAGCTGTTCTAATCGACTGGATGTAAATGTTCGGTTCAATATGATTCATCCACGTCTTTACCAGTTGGGGAAATTTGTCAAACAGTTTAAACCACAAAAGTTATTGACATCACTCTCCCTCTCCATCCGTCCTTGCATCCCTTCTGATGAGAGTTTTTATGATCATGAATATTATGTAAGTATAAATTGCTACTTATATTCTGTTAGTCTACCTATTTTTTTAATATGGTATTTATATGCCTTGGATTATGCAGTTTTGGGAAGACCCATATTCATTGCCACCTACATTGCCTGTGCCAAGCATCAAAAACTTGGTCATACGCTCTGTTCGGGAAGATAAATCTAAGTATTCACTTCTTGTGAATCGCTTGTTCTATGGTTGGTGCCCAGAAACTATTTCATTGAGCTTGAACCCGTCTCATTGCACCAAAGCATTCATTGAGGTACAACATTGTCTCCCAAGTTTCTACTTATTTCCTCCCTGTGCTTTTCATCAGTTCAGAGTGTTATCTGTGGAGCTTCCAACTCTTATTTGTTATTTCTTTAAACAACAGTTTTTCTACTGGTGGCTACTCGAAACCAAAAAGGCAAAGGGCAAGTTTTGCTCCTATTGTTATCCCAAGTCTAAGTGTTGGTTTCATGGCTTGAAGGATGTCAAGGTCACAAGCTCAGTCAAGAATGATGTGAATGTTGTTGATTTTGTTCATCTCAAATCTCTCTTATGTGGATTGTCAAGTTCTGATAATGCAAATATTAGTTTTAGATTAAAGtagtatttatcttttttttagttagtaactcatttacatttctttcttTAATGTTTTATCTTCCATAGAGGAGGAAGTTTTGAATGTGTGAAGGTTTCTATAATAACAAactcaattttgtttttaaatataattttatattttgctATTATGTGCTTACTTACTTATATTCATAGAGAGCATTAAAAAGCATTTGCTCAATGGAGAAAATAATCATTTCTCATGAGTTTTAAGTTCTCTTGTATGAGTAAAAAGTTATGAACGGCTTGCTGCATTCATACTCATAATAAtaaatgtaaaatttattatgtTCATCATTTTCACTTCTAACTCGAAAAGTGAGACTGAAAATGTATGGAATAATACAACAGGACGAGGAGGATTGGAATCATTTGTAAGGATCATTAGGGAAGGTGGCGGATAAAAGGGATTATGGGATAAATAAACATGAAGGATAATCCCTATCAAATTCTTTAgtataaaattcataaaaattcaTGTCAAAAACAAAGTTTATTTGGGCATTGCTTATTTGACATTGAATTGGTTCATGCATGTTGCCGTTTCCTCTCAACTTCGTGTAAGAATCTTAAGATGCATCGAAAACAAAATGTAGTTAtgtcaaaaggaaaaaaaaacataAGAAAGGTGTGAATCTCACTGGTCCGCGAGAGATGAGAGAGGAGTGAGACAGAGGGTGAAAAACACAAGGTGGGTTAGAACTAGAGATATGCAAAAAAATTTAGGATTTGGAATTGAGACGAGTACCAACGGTTGGAAAATgagttttttttcatttttgttgataatttttcTGAAGACATTTCGAAGAATAAATTATTCTATCTATTTAATTGATATGGACGTATTAATGACATCTATTTATCACGAAAACAAAAAGGTAGTAATATGTATGTTTTTGCGTTTTCTAAAGGCTATAGTAAAAATGAATCATATGAGGTTGAGAGGGAAGACTGTGTACGTGGGAGAAGCGAAGTATAGACGAACAACTGAGACAAAAGTTTGAAAGACAGCACAGGAAGGATGTGATAGTCGGAACAAGACAAATTCTCAACCTCAGGGAGAAGATAACTAAAAGCAGGTAGAGAAACTAACAAGACACCCAAAAGAACCAAATCCACATGGAAATGGGTGGACAAAGAAAGTGAAAGTATCGGTGGTGAAAGAGAATCTGGATTGGCTACAGAGAAGTCTGGTCGGCGATACGACGAAGGCAATCGATTTTAGTTCTTTGAAAAAGATGATTACAAAAAACCTGCCTCAAGTTGTCCAAGTACGGAGACTGTGAGCGTATAAAGCTGCTATTTTGACTTTTGATTCTATATTGAATGCGGAAGAAGCATATACGTTTAAAATGCATAGTCTCTTGCAATTCTTCCATAGTATATGGAGATGGGATGAGACGGAGCGAAGTGAAACTCGAAGAGTGTGGTTAGAATGCTACGGGGTTCCGTTACATGCATGGTCAGCAGATACCTTTAGTATGTTAGAAGGTCAATGAGAAAATAGTCGGTTGTGACAAAGTGACAGAATCGTGCATGTCTTTTAGTGTTGGACGAGTGCAAATTGATACTTGTATCATGGATGTGATTAATGAATGGGTCCATATTACAATAGGTATCAGTGGATTCGATGTGCTAGTGAAAGAAGTGGGACGGGAGGCTTTTGAATTGAATTGTTATGAAGAAGCTAATGGATAAAGTTACTATAGTtgagaacaatgaagaacagttGCGAAAAGGAAGTGTGCGAGTACGAGCTTAAGGAGTGCACGAACTATAAAATCGGCAATTTTCAATGACTAGACAGCCGATGTGGTGATGGGGGAGCTGAGGGAAGACAAAGAAGATAAGGGCAGATTGGTAATTCCTAAAATTATTTTGAATGAGTGGATTAATGATCATTCAAAACAAAATAAGGTAAAAACGGTAACATATCGACCAATTTATGAAGGAATTGAAGGGAGAGCGGATTGTGTGGGATGTGATTATATTAATTATGAAACTGATTCTAAAAATTACATGCGTTTATGAAGGTAACTTTAATGGGTTGGAAAGGAGGGTTAAAAGGAATAAGAAAAAGGTTTTTTGTAGGCTTGGTGCTAGGCCCAACCATTCAAGGATGTCCAAAAAAGATAGGAAATGATCCTTGAATTCGGTTTCCTCAATCAACTAGTTCCGTGATGTTAGGTTGGGTCTAGAATTCGGGTCAGGCTTGATGAAAATGGAGCACGATTTTTACAATAAAGATGGACATGCTAGGGAAGGGTCTACGATAAGTGTGCAGGAAACTGCATTTGTGAAACTTGCGCTGGAGATCAGCGCGGAGATGACCGAGAGAAATCGAATCGATGTTGAAGGAGGAAAGTTAAAGGCTGGCCACGGAAGAAGTGGCTCAACATGGCAAGGGAGATGCGCAACCCTAACGCCACCTATGTTAGGTCGTGAGATTGAGGAAGAGTTGGTGGCGGAGAACCAAGTTGTTACTCTCTTGGCGGTGACATTGAATGGAGAGACTGGTGGGTTGAGTgtgtatgttgatgatgatggtgCGGAAGACGTTAATGAAGGAACGGGTGATAAGGATGACATTGTGAATGATAATGGCATGAGTTCCGGCACAAAGGGAACAACATTGACAAAGGGACAAGGAGAGCTATCGGAACACGATGAAGAAGTAGCTAGGAAGAGGGTTGTTGATGATGGTGGTTCGGATAAGAatgaagaaagtaaagaaaacagagaTACTATTTTGGAGGAGAAGATGCTTGAAAATAGAAAAACTTGGGAACTCGCGTTGGAATCAGGTGCAATTTAATACAATAAAGAAGATGATATTATAGCTATTCTCtaagcataaaataaaaaaattactcaAAAAAGAAGATTggcaaaataaaaagagaaagcaagacgCTGCAggcccaaaaataaaaaaaagtgtgtaataattttttaaaataattttgttcttggaatgttagggggttaaTGAGTGATGAAAAATTGAGCATGGTCAAAAACTTCAAGATAAAATTTAAGGTGGATACTACAATgaagattttataattgtcttcatgtgAATATATTTCTTTTTGACCTTTGGATGATGGATTGTATggttagattttgatatttataaaagtgttgtttttgtttaaagtgtggctaaataaataaactacacttttaaacaaagcatcttcatgaaaagatatttttgccatcttcatttgagtagttGACAAAATTTAAATCAATATGTTAGGCTTGTTTGAGACTAAGGGGTAGGTAGTGACAAAGTTTGATGTAATAAGAAATCGGGGAGTGATGTTGCGGGATGAGAATATATTGAGTTGAAGGATGTCTCAAGTGGTTTACTGTTAATTTGGGATGAAATAATGTTTAAAATGAGTGCTTTGGTTGTGTGTTGAGggggttttttgaaaaataatttcaattaTGCTTTCTTTGATGTATGAGACTCATACAAGAGAAGAAAAATTTAGTGTGTGGGAGAAATTGAGTTATATTGCAGGAGATTTTAACGACATTGTGCAGATAGAAGGTACAAAGAATGTTGTTAGATTAACAGAGTTTTAGTAAGAATTGAATACAAGAAGACATGTGACTGGTGGACTTTCGCTTAGCGATCTTGTAATCGGATTATCAGAATTTTAGTAAGATTGGAgtggttaaaaatatttttatgagtaCAAAATCTGGAGTACACTATAGAAAATAGGAGCCCAAAAAAAGTTGATGAATTTTTtcgcaattttttttttatttttctatttgtaTGTTGTTGTTCTTGCTCTCTTTATTGTATTGAACtctcttgttaaaaaaaattaaaactcccAAAAAGATTAAACAATGTTTAATAGTGATATGAATTTTGGGGAGTATAGCAATTTACTAATAAACTTGTTAGACAAATAATAGAATACAGATAATAACAACCTGTATTAAATATACTCTTTTGGGGGCACATTGTCTTCATAAATAAAGGTAACTCAATGAAAGTAGCATTAGTCCCTCTCATATTGGCAATCCACCCAGAAATTGTTTATGAAATTTAAAAGACTCTTGTGGTTTATATTCTGGAACTG contains the following coding sequences:
- the LOC107634200 gene encoding uncharacterized protein LOC107634200 encodes the protein MQISLMKSVSMHGLQKLKGVDIQGVQNVYIDAPNIEKIYYGADSYEPSKMNFDSCGNLRALTLMNMKIEFLFTDIWFLHLSSKFPFLESLELVECSMYENINISSSQLKALVLSNCSTMDKLEIDTPNLLSFRYYYAGDDLPSISFLSCSNRLDVNVRFNMIHPRLYQLGKFVKQFKPQKLLTSLSLSIRPCIPSDESFYDHEYYFWEDPYSLPPTLPVPSIKNLVIRSVREDKSKYSLLVNRLFYGWCPETISLSLNPSHCTKAFIEFFYWWLLETKKAKGKFCSYCYPKSKCWFHGLKDVKVTSSVKNDVNVVDFVHLKSLLCGLSSSDNANISFRLK